One genomic window of Providencia hangzhouensis includes the following:
- the helD gene encoding DNA helicase IV, which produces MELKSTQIGQRLAQHPYNRVRLLNAGIEVSGENHQYLIPFNELIDLRCKRGIVWGELEFEIVNEQVVRLHGTEWKQTQRFYHYLNEKWQQWSTEMSQVSASVLTELVNSIEQLTQQDRWLTLRHLSEIKDKISQNFSSLPMPLVRISLYENCAAQYHECLNWLNSGQECRKQINDHWCESVLVRYHDFFQQVETSPLNYSQSLSVINGEDNVLVLAGAGSGKTSVLVARAGWLILRGLAKPEQILLLAFGRKAADEMNERIHLRLQQDIEAKTFHALALHIIREGSKKSPVISELETDTQKRQTLLLNEWREQCSAKKAQAKGWREWLSEELQWEIPDGEFWKDEKISTKVTARLDRWLSLMRMHGGSQKDMIDNTSEEIRDLFQKRIRLMAPLLKVWKSALKDEGAIDFSGLIHQAINILEKGRFISPWKHILVDEFQDISPLRAKLLQALRQQNKQTTLFAVGDDWQAIYRFSGAELDLTTSFEHNFGIGELCALDTTYRFNQRIGEVANQFILQNPMQLDKPLNSLTKGNKKSVILLYEDALERLLDKMSGYVLDDETILVLARYHYLKPNILDKAKTRWPKLNIQFMTIHASKGQQADHVIICGLNSGKDGFPAPARESVIEQALLPKPEDFDHAEERRLLYVALTRAKQQVWLLYHPEKPSEFVDELKQLGVPKQKKP; this is translated from the coding sequence ATGGAACTGAAATCAACACAGATTGGACAGCGTCTGGCTCAGCATCCCTACAATCGGGTTCGCTTACTCAACGCAGGTATTGAAGTGAGTGGTGAAAACCACCAATATCTTATCCCATTTAATGAACTTATCGATCTTCGTTGTAAGAGAGGGATTGTTTGGGGGGAGTTAGAATTTGAAATTGTGAATGAACAAGTTGTTCGTTTACATGGTACTGAATGGAAGCAAACTCAGCGCTTTTACCATTATTTGAATGAAAAATGGCAACAATGGAGCACTGAAATGAGTCAAGTCAGTGCTAGTGTATTGACTGAATTAGTTAATTCGATTGAACAATTGACACAACAAGACAGGTGGCTAACATTACGTCATCTATCTGAAATAAAAGATAAAATATCACAAAACTTTTCGTCTCTGCCTATGCCTTTGGTGCGCATTTCATTATATGAAAATTGTGCAGCACAATATCACGAATGTCTGAATTGGCTGAATAGCGGTCAAGAATGCCGAAAACAAATTAACGATCACTGGTGTGAGTCTGTATTAGTTCGTTATCACGATTTTTTCCAGCAAGTAGAAACATCACCACTCAATTATTCACAGTCCTTATCTGTGATTAATGGTGAGGATAATGTATTAGTACTGGCGGGGGCTGGAAGTGGTAAAACATCAGTCCTAGTTGCAAGAGCGGGTTGGCTAATCTTGCGAGGTTTGGCAAAACCAGAACAAATTCTTTTGTTGGCTTTTGGCCGTAAAGCTGCAGATGAAATGAATGAGCGTATTCATTTACGTTTACAACAAGATATTGAAGCTAAAACTTTCCATGCGCTTGCTCTACATATCATTCGTGAAGGTAGCAAAAAATCGCCAGTGATTAGCGAGTTAGAAACAGACACTCAAAAACGACAAACACTGTTATTAAACGAATGGCGAGAACAATGTTCAGCAAAGAAAGCGCAGGCAAAAGGATGGCGAGAATGGCTTTCTGAAGAGTTGCAATGGGAAATTCCAGACGGTGAATTCTGGAAAGACGAAAAAATTAGCACTAAAGTCACTGCCCGTTTAGACCGTTGGCTAAGTTTAATGCGTATGCATGGCGGTAGCCAGAAGGACATGATTGATAATACGTCGGAAGAAATAAGAGATCTTTTTCAAAAACGTATTCGTTTAATGGCGCCGCTATTGAAAGTATGGAAAAGCGCTTTGAAAGATGAAGGTGCAATTGATTTTTCTGGATTAATTCATCAAGCCATTAATATTTTAGAAAAAGGACGTTTTATTAGCCCATGGAAACATATTTTAGTTGATGAGTTTCAAGATATTTCACCTCTCAGGGCGAAGTTACTGCAAGCACTACGTCAGCAGAATAAGCAAACCACATTATTTGCGGTTGGAGATGATTGGCAAGCCATTTACCGGTTTAGTGGTGCAGAATTAGACTTAACGACATCGTTTGAACATAACTTTGGTATTGGGGAACTTTGCGCTTTAGACACGACTTATCGTTTTAACCAACGCATTGGTGAGGTTGCAAATCAGTTTATTTTACAAAACCCTATGCAGTTAGATAAGCCATTGAATAGTTTAACTAAAGGGAATAAAAAATCTGTTATTCTTCTTTATGAAGATGCCTTGGAACGCTTATTGGATAAAATGAGTGGTTATGTCCTTGATGATGAAACGATATTAGTACTAGCCCGCTACCATTATTTAAAACCTAATATTTTAGATAAAGCCAAAACTCGTTGGCCAAAATTAAATATTCAGTTTATGACTATTCATGCATCAAAAGGGCAGCAAGCAGATCATGTGATAATTTGTGGTCTGAATAGCGGAAAGGATGGTTTCCCTGCGCCTGCGCGCGAATCAGTTATTGAGCAAGCATTATTGCCTAAGCCCGAAGATTTTGACCATGCAGAAGAAAGGCGTTTGCTATATGTCGCATTAACACGGGCTAAGCAGCAAGTTTGGTTGCTTTATCACCCAGAAAAACCGTCAGAATTTGTCGATGAACTCAAGCAATTGGGCGTTCCAAAACAAAAGAAACCTTAA
- the yccS gene encoding YccS family putative transporter, producing the protein MLTLLTSYRRVLYNSHFLYYIRIFIALTGATLVPWLLNQEPKITIPLTLGVVAAALTDLDDRLTGRIKNLIITLFCFFIASVSIELLFPYPLFFFFGLAFSTCGFILLGALGQRYATIAFGALLIAIYTMLGVPIFDTWYQQPTLLLTGAIWYNILTLIGHILFPVRPLQDAITQCYQQLSAYLDAKANLFDPDLEDDYQRSVYDLALVNSHLVSTMNQAKIALLSRLKGDRGQKGTRNSLQYYFVAQDIHERASSSHIQYQQLSRTLRHCDILFRFQRLLTMQARACQQVAQSVLWRKQYQHNPRFERTFTYIEKSLQLLKQQSPELHEIKALYNLLKNLKGIDVQLKGLSLEQSSWQQNNKQIEQLSDESLSGISDIISRVKHHLTPKSSLFRHAVRMSILLCTGYIIIQLFDMERGYWILLTSLFVCQPNYSATKRRLALRIIGTIVGILIGLPLLNLIPSMEGQLTLIVISGLLFFMFRSSQYAQATLFITLLVLFCFNLLGEGFDVALPRIIDTLIGCFIALLAVSFIWPDWKFRQLPQVIQKTMDSNCRYLDAILQQYYQGKDNRLEYRIARRDAHNNDAEFASIVSNMASDPKSYRITQEQAFRLLCLNHTLLSYISALGAHREKMQNEGNLSLLNDAICYVESSLQITTIDPLVIDKKSDELRHSLLNRIDNISTSDDEKTLLIMEQTKLLLELIPEIKQIIRTISAS; encoded by the coding sequence GTGTTAACACTGCTTACCAGTTATCGTCGTGTGCTATATAACAGCCATTTTTTATATTATATCCGAATATTTATAGCCCTGACAGGCGCAACCTTAGTGCCGTGGTTGTTAAACCAAGAGCCTAAAATCACCATCCCACTGACATTGGGTGTGGTTGCTGCAGCACTAACTGACTTAGATGATAGGCTAACTGGCAGAATAAAAAATTTAATTATTACACTTTTTTGTTTTTTTATTGCATCAGTTTCTATTGAACTACTTTTTCCCTATCCTTTATTTTTCTTTTTTGGCCTCGCATTTTCTACCTGTGGCTTTATTCTTCTTGGCGCTTTAGGGCAGCGATACGCAACCATCGCATTTGGTGCGCTGTTAATTGCCATTTATACCATGCTCGGCGTACCCATTTTTGATACTTGGTACCAACAACCCACATTATTACTCACAGGGGCAATTTGGTATAATATTTTAACCTTGATTGGGCATATCTTATTTCCTGTTAGGCCATTACAAGATGCAATTACCCAATGCTATCAGCAACTTTCAGCTTATCTAGATGCAAAAGCCAACTTATTTGACCCTGACTTAGAAGATGACTACCAACGCTCAGTTTATGATTTAGCATTAGTAAACAGTCATTTGGTCAGTACCATGAACCAAGCAAAAATTGCATTACTGAGTCGGTTAAAAGGAGACCGGGGGCAAAAAGGTACCCGAAATTCGCTACAATACTATTTTGTTGCCCAAGATATTCACGAACGAGCGAGTTCGTCTCATATTCAATATCAACAACTTAGCCGTACTTTACGTCATTGTGATATTTTATTTCGTTTCCAACGCCTATTAACTATGCAAGCGAGAGCCTGCCAGCAAGTTGCTCAATCTGTTTTATGGCGTAAACAATACCAACATAACCCTCGTTTTGAGCGTACTTTCACTTACATTGAAAAATCGCTACAGCTACTAAAACAGCAATCGCCTGAGCTTCATGAAATTAAGGCCCTATATAACTTACTTAAAAACTTAAAAGGAATTGACGTCCAACTGAAAGGCCTAAGCCTTGAGCAGAGTTCATGGCAGCAAAATAATAAGCAAATAGAACAGTTATCTGACGAATCGTTATCAGGTATTAGTGATATTATTTCGCGAGTTAAGCACCATTTAACACCAAAATCCTCTTTATTTCGCCATGCAGTAAGAATGTCAATTCTCCTTTGTACTGGCTATATCATCATACAACTATTTGATATGGAAAGAGGATATTGGATATTACTCACGAGTTTATTTGTATGCCAACCAAACTACAGTGCCACTAAACGGCGCTTAGCCCTTCGCATAATAGGAACTATCGTTGGTATTCTTATTGGCTTACCTTTGCTGAATTTAATCCCTTCAATGGAAGGGCAACTTACGCTAATCGTTATTTCTGGTTTACTGTTTTTTATGTTTCGCAGTAGTCAATATGCCCAAGCAACATTATTTATCACACTTCTCGTTTTGTTTTGTTTTAACCTACTGGGCGAGGGGTTTGATGTTGCACTTCCACGGATCATTGACACATTAATTGGTTGTTTTATTGCATTACTTGCAGTGAGTTTTATTTGGCCAGACTGGAAATTCCGCCAACTTCCCCAAGTCATTCAAAAAACTATGGACAGCAACTGTCGCTATTTAGATGCTATTTTACAACAATACTACCAAGGTAAAGACAACCGCCTTGAGTACCGAATTGCACGTAGAGATGCACATAATAATGATGCAGAGTTCGCTTCTATTGTGTCCAATATGGCTTCTGACCCTAAGTCTTATCGAATTACCCAAGAACAGGCTTTTCGCCTACTCTGCTTAAACCATACCTTACTCAGTTATATTTCTGCATTAGGTGCACATCGTGAAAAAATGCAAAATGAAGGTAACCTTTCATTACTCAACGACGCAATTTGCTATGTTGAATCGTCGTTACAAATCACCACCATTGACCCACTAGTTATTGATAAAAAATCAGATGAGCTTCGCCATAGTTTATTAAACCGAATAGATAACATTTCAACTAGTGATGACGAAAAAACGTTACTTATCATGGAACAAACTAAGTTATTACTCGAATTAATCCCTGAGATAAAACAGATAATTCGAACCATTAGTGCATCATAA
- a CDS encoding TfoX/Sxy family DNA transformation protein: protein MLLEEEKIFYLSRLLSQFGELKRKNHFGGFCLLVDDAIVGLVLDGCFYLRGCLVARSHFEALGFNRLVYSKKGIPLEMRYYLLSEQVWHDESLFLQYIELAYRSAIEELKQKQSMTMRIKDLPNMNMSVERALGKIGVSHVDELRMMGAKACFMKLKKHGRNNPSIKLLIGLAAAIEGCHSAVLPKDIKQELIAWYNSFELTSA, encoded by the coding sequence ATGTTGTTAGAAGAAGAAAAAATTTTTTATTTATCTCGTTTGTTAAGTCAGTTTGGCGAGCTAAAACGTAAAAATCATTTTGGTGGATTTTGTCTATTAGTCGATGATGCCATTGTAGGGTTGGTACTCGATGGTTGTTTTTATTTGCGTGGCTGCTTAGTGGCAAGAAGTCACTTTGAAGCGTTAGGGTTTAATCGGTTAGTTTATAGTAAAAAAGGCATTCCATTAGAAATGCGCTACTATCTACTTTCGGAACAAGTTTGGCATGACGAGTCCTTGTTTCTCCAATATATTGAGTTGGCGTACCGTTCAGCTATCGAGGAATTAAAACAAAAGCAATCAATGACTATGCGTATAAAAGATTTGCCTAATATGAATATGTCGGTTGAGCGCGCACTAGGGAAAATCGGGGTATCGCATGTTGATGAGCTGCGTATGATGGGGGCAAAGGCTTGTTTTATGAAGCTAAAAAAACATGGTAGGAATAACCCAAGTATTAAGTTACTCATTGGCTTAGCTGCTGCAATAGAAGGGTGTCATAGTGCTGTTTTACCCAAGGATATCAAACAAGAGTTAATTGCTTGGTATAATAGTTTTGAGTTGACGTCAGCCTAA
- the sulA gene encoding SOS-induced cell division inhibitor SulA has translation MSIYSWNNSTEHSLNNYAQSIPATGLTNSSMQQGMVSELVYDEKHPIMDYILLPMLRQFGVQSRWLLWLSPNKKLSKHWLEQSGIPTHKVMQLNHMEDITTIGAMEKALRSGNYSVVLGWLPEISEQDFVRLQYAAQEGRSIGLIMRPQKTFNMINTLAGQPNHLKIHSNHYH, from the coding sequence ATGAGCATCTATTCTTGGAACAACTCAACAGAACATTCTCTTAATAATTACGCACAATCAATCCCTGCGACAGGGCTTACTAACAGCTCTATGCAACAAGGTATGGTGAGCGAGCTTGTTTACGATGAAAAACACCCTATTATGGATTACATTTTGTTGCCAATGCTTCGCCAGTTTGGGGTTCAATCACGCTGGTTGCTCTGGTTAAGCCCTAATAAGAAACTCAGTAAGCATTGGTTAGAACAATCAGGAATACCAACTCATAAAGTTATGCAATTAAACCATATGGAAGATATCACTACGATTGGCGCCATGGAAAAAGCACTAAGAAGTGGTAATTACAGTGTGGTTTTAGGGTGGCTACCTGAAATAAGCGAGCAAGATTTTGTTCGCTTGCAATACGCAGCTCAAGAAGGCCGTTCTATCGGTTTAATTATGCGCCCACAGAAAACGTTTAATATGATTAATACACTAGCAGGACAGCCAAACCACTTAAAAATTCATTCAAATCATTACCACTAG
- the ompA gene encoding porin OmpA, whose product MKKTAIAVAVAVAAFATVAQAAPKDNTWYTGAKLGWSHYEDTSLNPAKTGTDYAGWGTVGNSTDRDTIGAGAYAGYQYNQYLGFELGYDWFGKMKYKGAGNSGDLKSMGVSLTTKLSYPIMDDLDVYTRLGGMVYRTEAKAHQNGQRFKETDTGVAPVYALGLEYAITPEWATRLDYQWVSNLGDKDNIGTRPDNGMLSVGVAYRFGQADAPVVAPAPVVEPAAPVVENKRFTLRSDVLFNFNKASLKPEGQQALNELYNELSSIDPTQGRVLVVGFTDRIGSQNYNLPLSQKRAQSVVDYLVSKGVPASAIAAEGRGKEDPVTGNKCDNVKGRAALIECLAPDRRVEIEIQGTTEVVTQPGA is encoded by the coding sequence ATGAAAAAAACAGCTATCGCAGTAGCAGTGGCAGTAGCAGCTTTTGCAACCGTTGCACAAGCAGCTCCAAAAGATAACACTTGGTATACCGGTGCTAAATTAGGTTGGTCTCACTATGAAGACACTAGCCTGAATCCAGCAAAAACTGGTACAGACTATGCAGGTTGGGGCACTGTTGGTAACAGCACTGACCGTGACACAATCGGTGCAGGTGCCTACGCTGGTTACCAATATAACCAATACTTAGGCTTCGAGCTTGGCTATGATTGGTTCGGTAAAATGAAATACAAAGGCGCTGGTAACAGCGGTGACCTGAAATCTATGGGTGTTTCATTAACTACCAAATTAAGCTATCCAATCATGGATGACTTAGATGTTTACACTCGTTTAGGTGGTATGGTTTACCGTACAGAAGCTAAAGCTCACCAAAATGGCCAACGTTTCAAAGAAACTGACACTGGCGTTGCACCTGTATACGCATTAGGTCTTGAGTATGCAATCACTCCAGAGTGGGCTACTCGTTTAGACTACCAATGGGTTAGCAACTTAGGTGATAAAGACAACATCGGTACTCGTCCAGACAACGGCATGCTGAGCGTTGGTGTTGCATACCGTTTCGGTCAAGCTGATGCTCCAGTTGTTGCTCCAGCTCCAGTTGTTGAGCCAGCAGCTCCAGTTGTTGAAAACAAACGTTTCACACTGCGTTCAGACGTTCTGTTTAACTTCAACAAAGCATCTCTGAAACCAGAAGGTCAGCAAGCTCTGAATGAACTGTACAACGAACTGAGCAGCATCGACCCAACTCAAGGTCGCGTACTGGTAGTTGGTTTCACTGACCGTATCGGTTCACAAAACTACAACCTGCCACTGTCACAGAAACGTGCTCAGTCAGTAGTTGACTACTTAGTATCTAAAGGCGTTCCAGCTAGCGCAATCGCTGCAGAAGGCCGTGGTAAAGAAGATCCAGTAACTGGTAACAAATGTGACAACGTTAAAGGCCGTGCAGCTCTGATCGAGTGTTTAGCGCCAGATCGTCGCGTTGAAATCGAAATCCAAGGTACAACTGAAGTTGTAACTCAGCCAGGTGCTTAA
- the matP gene encoding macrodomain Ter protein MatP: MKYQQLENLECGWKWEYLVNKARGGEAITRYIERSAEKEAIDLLLKMENRPVDVLKWITQHMNPELDNRMKQSIRARRKRHFNAEHPHTRKKSIDLNFSVWQRLSNLAVKRNKTLSETIIQLIEDAEHKDKYESQMSSLKQDLQAILGTPKEKDN; encoded by the coding sequence ATGAAATATCAGCAGCTTGAAAATCTTGAATGTGGCTGGAAATGGGAATACCTCGTCAATAAAGCAAGAGGTGGCGAAGCAATTACCCGCTATATAGAAAGAAGCGCAGAAAAAGAAGCCATAGACTTGCTGCTAAAAATGGAAAATAGACCGGTTGATGTACTAAAGTGGATCACTCAGCATATGAATCCAGAGCTTGATAACCGAATGAAACAGAGTATTCGGGCGAGGCGTAAGCGTCATTTCAATGCCGAGCATCCACATACACGTAAGAAATCAATAGATTTAAATTTTTCAGTATGGCAGCGTTTGTCTAATCTTGCTGTGAAGCGTAATAAAACGTTGTCTGAAACTATTATTCAGTTGATTGAAGATGCGGAACACAAAGATAAATATGAAAGCCAAATGAGCTCATTAAAACAAGATTTGCAAGCGATCCTTGGAACACCAAAGGAAAAAGATAATTAA
- a CDS encoding GhoT/OrtT family toxin, whose translation MLFTLLVTKDPNFFMRLLSAILIGLTWPMTLPIVFMFSLF comes from the coding sequence ATGCTATTTACCCTACTCGTAACAAAAGATCCAAACTTTTTTATGCGCCTACTGAGCGCCATACTTATTGGCTTAACTTGGCCAATGACACTACCCATTGTATTTATGTTTTCGTTATTCTAG
- a CDS encoding AAA family ATPase has product MISQELTWQGLIPNLSSFQTKFVSSETLTPAILSDIQPRLSDGIQHFVDEFAQTRFMFIKSDESETYLSLYANAITPLLAEINTIDGDYQLSEDNRVFQWENGVTSRFSSRDKIAYRNWIEPEQLFGYVTPSLNLVPGLLHQINGGILVIAASTLINQPLMWARLKNMVNRQQLEWLPYSDNQPLPIEIEPQPLELKVIIVGDRLALEEFEFTSPELFSCAIYGEYEPVMFFEDEEQLTLWMRYIKSIIDSNKLPNISPDGWLPFIQQAVRYCEDKFNLPLDNLWLVRSLVDASHYHVNHLLTQESFNQANENRQWRHSFLAERTQDDILQEQIFVKTEGEVIGQVNGLSVLQYPGHPDAIGEPSRITCVAHLGDGEFTDVERKAELGGNIHAKGMMIMQAYLNYELKLEQPQPFSASIVFEQSYGEVDGDSASLAELCALISALALQPIDQQIAITGAVDQFGYVQPIGGVNEKIEGFFDICEKRGLTGNQGVIIPMANVRHLCTKSAVVEAVKEGQFHIWPVEHVAQAITLLTKQPYFEQQAEEENVHLLALIQERINQANSPDKARLPWFLKWMS; this is encoded by the coding sequence GTGATCAGTCAAGAACTAACATGGCAAGGCCTAATTCCTAACTTATCGTCATTTCAGACGAAATTTGTATCTTCAGAAACGTTGACCCCTGCAATTTTATCAGACATTCAGCCTAGGCTATCTGATGGCATACAACATTTTGTTGATGAATTTGCCCAAACGCGCTTTATGTTTATCAAGTCTGATGAAAGTGAGACATATCTTAGCCTTTATGCTAATGCAATTACCCCATTACTGGCAGAGATAAATACTATTGATGGTGACTATCAATTATCTGAAGATAACCGCGTTTTCCAGTGGGAAAATGGTGTTACAAGCCGTTTTTCTTCTCGTGATAAAATCGCTTACCGTAATTGGATAGAACCCGAACAATTATTTGGCTATGTTACCCCTTCCTTGAATTTAGTCCCAGGCTTACTTCACCAAATCAATGGTGGCATATTAGTTATCGCTGCTAGCACATTAATTAATCAACCTTTAATGTGGGCTCGCCTAAAAAATATGGTTAACCGTCAACAGCTTGAATGGCTACCTTATTCGGATAATCAACCTTTACCCATTGAAATTGAGCCACAGCCTTTAGAACTTAAAGTCATAATTGTTGGTGACCGACTCGCTCTAGAAGAATTTGAATTTACATCACCAGAGCTATTTAGCTGCGCTATTTATGGCGAATATGAGCCTGTTATGTTCTTCGAAGATGAAGAACAATTGACCTTATGGATGCGTTATATTAAATCCATTATTGATTCAAATAAATTACCGAATATTTCCCCTGATGGGTGGCTTCCTTTTATCCAACAAGCTGTACGTTACTGTGAGGATAAATTTAATCTTCCTCTTGATAATCTTTGGTTAGTTCGCTCCCTTGTAGATGCCAGCCATTACCATGTCAACCATTTGCTCACTCAAGAGTCATTTAATCAAGCTAACGAAAATCGCCAATGGCGCCATAGTTTCCTAGCAGAACGTACTCAAGATGATATTTTGCAAGAACAGATCTTTGTTAAAACCGAAGGCGAAGTTATCGGCCAAGTTAATGGTTTATCTGTTTTGCAATACCCAGGGCACCCTGACGCTATTGGTGAGCCTTCTCGGATCACCTGTGTCGCACATTTAGGTGATGGCGAATTCACTGACGTAGAACGCAAAGCAGAGCTAGGTGGTAATATCCATGCCAAAGGCATGATGATCATGCAGGCCTATTTAAATTACGAGCTTAAATTAGAGCAACCTCAACCTTTCTCAGCCTCTATCGTCTTTGAGCAATCTTATGGTGAAGTTGATGGTGATAGCGCATCACTCGCAGAGCTGTGCGCTTTAATTAGTGCATTAGCACTACAGCCTATTGACCAGCAAATTGCTATCACTGGTGCGGTTGACCAATTTGGCTATGTCCAACCTATTGGTGGGGTGAATGAGAAAATTGAAGGTTTCTTTGATATCTGTGAAAAACGCGGGTTAACTGGCAACCAAGGTGTCATCATCCCAATGGCAAATGTCCGCCATTTATGCACCAAATCTGCTGTCGTTGAAGCCGTAAAAGAAGGCCAATTCCATATTTGGCCTGTTGAACATGTCGCCCAAGCCATTACTTTACTCACTAAACAACCTTACTTTGAACAACAAGCTGAAGAGGAAAATGTACACCTGTTAGCTTTAATTCAAGAACGCATTAATCAAGCAAATTCACCGGATAAGGCTAGACTTCCTTGGTTCTTAAAATGGATGAGTTAA
- the fabA gene encoding bifunctional 3-hydroxydecanoyl-ACP dehydratase/trans-2-decenoyl-ACP isomerase: MVDKRGSYTKDDLIASGKGELFGENGPPLPSGNMLMMDRIVSMTEDGGTFNKGYVEAELDINPDLWFFGCHFTNDPVMPGCLGLDAMWQLVGFYLGWLGGEGKGRALGVGEVKFTGQVLPTAKKVTYRISFKRVINRKLIMGLADGEVLVDGKLIYTATDLKVGLFKDTSAF; the protein is encoded by the coding sequence ATGGTTGATAAACGCGGATCCTACACAAAAGATGATTTAATTGCTTCTGGTAAAGGCGAATTATTTGGAGAAAATGGTCCTCCACTGCCATCAGGAAACATGTTGATGATGGATCGCATCGTCAGTATGACTGAAGATGGTGGCACATTTAATAAAGGTTATGTGGAAGCTGAACTGGATATTAATCCAGACCTTTGGTTCTTTGGCTGCCACTTTACAAACGACCCTGTCATGCCTGGCTGTTTAGGCCTAGATGCAATGTGGCAGTTAGTTGGCTTCTATCTTGGCTGGCTTGGCGGTGAAGGAAAAGGACGTGCTTTAGGCGTTGGCGAAGTTAAATTTACAGGCCAAGTCCTCCCTACTGCGAAGAAAGTCACTTACCGCATCAGCTTTAAACGCGTGATCAACCGTAAGCTGATCATGGGGTTAGCAGACGGTGAAGTCTTAGTTGATGGTAAATTAATTTATACTGCAACAGACTTAAAAGTGGGTCTTTTTAAAGACACGAGCGCATTCTAA
- the rmf gene encoding ribosome modulation factor, with protein MKRQKRDRLERALSRGYQAGLAGRSKELCPYQAVDARSHWLGGWRKAMEDRTIAVV; from the coding sequence ATGAAAAGACAGAAGCGAGACCGTTTAGAAAGAGCTTTATCAAGAGGTTATCAAGCAGGTTTAGCAGGGCGCTCTAAAGAACTATGCCCATATCAAGCAGTAGATGCTCGGTCGCATTGGCTAGGTGGTTGGCGAAAGGCGATGGAGGATCGAACCATAGCGGTAGTGTAA
- the pqiC gene encoding membrane integrity-associated transporter subunit PqiC codes for MRYLLSIFVLLLAACSSTPEKKYYQLPMKTPQTQSAEVMDKGQVWLQRIMLSDVLTSNGITYQTTDVSYTNASTHLWASPLEQQLGQSMVRELSAALPEKLVSLQPLQNSPDTLDITLTAFNGRYDGKVLVQGFWTYSHNNNVIRRNFDVQLDQNEDGYPELVRTLSMGWQQVAESIAKEIGKY; via the coding sequence ATGAGATATTTATTATCGATATTTGTTTTATTATTGGCGGCTTGTAGTAGTACTCCTGAGAAAAAGTACTATCAATTGCCAATGAAAACTCCTCAGACACAATCTGCAGAGGTGATGGATAAAGGCCAAGTATGGTTACAGCGCATCATGTTATCGGATGTATTGACGTCAAATGGTATTACTTACCAAACGACAGATGTCAGTTATACCAATGCGAGTACACACTTATGGGCTAGCCCATTAGAACAACAGCTTGGGCAGTCGATGGTGAGAGAATTATCTGCGGCATTACCTGAAAAACTAGTTTCTTTGCAGCCATTACAGAACTCGCCGGATACGCTCGATATCACTTTAACGGCCTTTAATGGGCGGTATGACGGTAAAGTATTAGTTCAAGGCTTTTGGACTTACTCTCATAATAACAACGTGATCCGCCGTAATTTTGATGTGCAATTAGATCAAAATGAAGATGGTTACCCGGAGTTGGTCCGTACGTTATCGATGGGCTGGCAGCAAGTGGCTGAGAGTATTGCGAAAGAGATAGGTAAATACTAG